CCTACCTATTTGTTATTTCGACATCTGGAAAACTAACAATGAATGTTGTTCCTTTTCCTTGTTCACTTTCAACGTCAATTTTCCCTTTATGAAGACGTACAAGCTGTTGAACAATTGATAATCCTAACCCTGATTCACCATATTTCGTATTTTTTCTTGATGGATCGACCTTATAATAACGGTCCCAGATATTTTTAATCTGATCTTTTGTCATTCCAATACCATTGTCAGAAATTTTTATAACGGTTTCTAAATAACCCTTGCTAAGTTCAATATGAATGTTTCCATTCTCTGTAAATTGAATAGCATTTTGTATAATATTAACGATAACTTGAACAAACCGATCATAATCTGCATAAACATCAATTGATTCTTCTGTATCTAGGTAAAGCGTGTCACCTTTATTTTCTGCTTTTTTTGTTAACTGGATTAAAATATTTTTAATAGCTTGCGTACCATCAAATTTTTTCACTACAATCGCAATTTGATTGGTACGTATTTTTTCATAATCAAGGTTTTCATTTACTAAGCGTATTAAGCGTGAAGTTTCATTTTGCATTAACTGAATAGCATTTTCACGCTGGTTTTCTGGAATGGCATTATATTGTAATCCCTCAAGTAGTCCATTGATTGTTGTAAGCGGTGTACGCATTTCATGTGAGGCATCTGCCATAAATTGTCGACGAAGTTCTTCTTGTCGTTCAATTTCTTCTTGTGATTCTTTTAATGATATTGCCATTTTATTAAAATCTTCTGCTAAATCGTCAAATTCATCTTTATCATAGGTAGGCAACTTGATATTAAAATTTCCACTGGTGATTTCTTTTGTCGCTTTACGCATACGATTAATCCGTTTTACTTGCATACGAGCAAAGAAGTAAGCAACAATTAAAGCAATAACAACTGAAAAAATCGATCCTTTTAATAAATTAACGACCATACTATGTAGACTTTTTGAGACATTATTTGCTGGTTGTGTAGCTACTAAAACACCAGTAAAATAGGTCTCATGTAAATTCGGTACTTCAGTAAAGACTGGTAACATCACATAAGCAGATGTATTTTGTCCACCATAGATATCTTTTTTATTTGTTGTATAGATTTTTTTTCCCTGGCTTAATCGTTCCCAATAGTTTCGAATCACAGAAACATCTAAACGTTTTTCATTGCTGACCCAATCAGGGTACTGAACGATTTGATCTTTATCGATAAATAAAAATTGAACATTTTGTTGATTTAACAGTTGTTCGGTAATTCGAAAGGAATCATTCAAACGCTCTTTTTCATTCTCCACTTCTGAATGTCTGGTGAGATTTGTTTTTATTTTCCATACAGATTCTGCATAACCATAGAGCTGATCATAATTTGTATCTTGAATCGTTTTTCTTGTTAATTGGGTAAATGAAGTGCCTAAAATTAAAATAACCAAAACAATAATACCAACAAAGGCTAATAACTGTTGATACAAAAATTTCATCCTGTTACACCTGAATCATCTAATTTATACCCTACACCCCAAACTGTTTGAATAATTTGCGGACCTACTTTTTCAATTTTCTGTCTTAATTTTTTTATGTGGGCATCAACTGTTCTTTCATCACCAAAATATTGATAATCCCAAACCAATTCTAATAATTGTTCACGAGAAAATACCTGACGTGGTTTTTTTGCCAATGTATAGAGTAAATCAAACTCTTTCGGAGTTAAACCTTCAATCAATTGATTATTTAGGTAAGCTTCACGAGTTTTGGTACTTAGTTTAAAATGTTCAGTTACTACATCGAAATCTTCCGTTGAATCATCTTTTTTTTCAATCATTTGGTTATTTACTTCAAAACGTCTGTGTAAAGCTTTCATGCGAGCGATTAATGTTAATGGACTGAATGGTTTTGTAACATAATCATCCGCACCCATTTCTAGTCCGATCACCTGATCACTTTCAGAATCTCTTGCGGTCAGCATAATAATTGGCACTGTATTAGATACCTTGCGTATTTCACGACATACTGTCATCCCATCGATCGTTGGTAAATTAAGGTCTAATAAAACCATATCCCATTTTTTAGGGTTTTCTAAAAAGGCTTCCAATCCAGCTTTTCCATCATACTGAAAAGCCAGCTCCCAGCCTTCATTTAAAAAGAACATTTGCATCATTTCTACTACAGATTCATTATCTTCAATCATTAATACATTCATTAATTTCACTCCTCGCCGTCCAATTATAGAGCTACACTCCTATTAAGTATACGCTAAAACGTTTAGGACGCCAATACATTCATTGATATTATAAAAAAATTGACCTAGATTCTATGCTATTAATATAGAATAAATGTATTGCTTAAAAGAAATACTATTCTATCTTTATTAAATAGTCAACAAGTTACCTAATAGAAATAATTCAGTGAACTAATTTACTATTAAATACATAGAAATAAAATAAAAATTCAGTTATCTAGATTTTCTTTTTATCTTTTTATATTTTTTCTTATAAAAGCAAGCACTTATACCAACCAATTGAATAAACAAAAGAAATAATAAGAGGTAGGTGAGAATGAGATGTTTATTATCAATTGTTTGTTTAATTAATAGTAATAAAATCAAAAAACTTATTGAATAAAGTAACCAGTTATTTCTCATCCGATCAGCTCCCTTCTTATACTAAGAGTAATTAAATCATAAAATTTTTCATCAAAAAATGCAAAAATTAATTGTTCGATTTCTGCTATCCTACATATTTAATTAAAATTATTCATATTAAAAATCTAATTTCTTTGAAAAATAAAATTAATTTTCTAGATTTAATTCTCTTCTTCTATTCAAATTAAATTTTTTAGAATACAGTGATTTTGTAAAATCGATAACTGATTTCTATCATGTATATATATGAGACCTTCTAATTTAGAAGATCCTTAAATGAAGATATATTTTTCTATTTTGCTTGTTTAATTGCTAATAGAGATAGTCAACCTTTTAGTTTTTTTCTAATTAATTCTATATTAGTCCTATATTGTTTCTTTTCAAATTAGAAGATTGGTGTAATAGCTAAATATAATTTTCCTATCAAAACATTTCTTGTCATTTCATTTATTGAATTACCAAGAAATGTTAATGAATGTTTCTTAGGACCATACCACCAACAAAACCATAATAGTAACCGATAGAAATACAAAATTTCATTAGTGGTTTCTCTTATAACAATTGGTATAGTAAGCAGCAATGATATTACCAGTTGAATATCATTGCTGCTATTTTTATGAGACAAAATGGTTTATTTCTCTTGGCAATTATTTTAAAGTTCTATGTCTATATTATTCTTTTTTTGTCTATTCATTTGATATTATTTTCAAATCTGATTACTTTGGTAAAATAATAACAAATTTTCAAGTAAACAAAGTCTAGTGATTAACAAAATTATTGAAAATTCGCAATCTTGCATTCTTTACCGAATTAAAAAACTGAAATTGCTTTCTTCTCAGAAAACAATTTCAGTTTTTTATTACTATATAATGATAAAAAGACTAATATAGAAATCATAGTAGGGTTGCTCTTTCTAGCGTTCTATTTACTTATAAGCATAACCTATCTAGCTATATTAAAAATAGTTATTTATTCA
The genomic region above belongs to Melissococcus plutonius ATCC 35311 and contains:
- a CDS encoding sensor histidine kinase → MKFLYQQLLAFVGIIVLVILILGTSFTQLTRKTIQDTNYDQLYGYAESVWKIKTNLTRHSEVENEKERLNDSFRITEQLLNQQNVQFLFIDKDQIVQYPDWVSNEKRLDVSVIRNYWERLSQGKKIYTTNKKDIYGGQNTSAYVMLPVFTEVPNLHETYFTGVLVATQPANNVSKSLHSMVVNLLKGSIFSVVIALIVAYFFARMQVKRINRMRKATKEITSGNFNIKLPTYDKDEFDDLAEDFNKMAISLKESQEEIERQEELRRQFMADASHEMRTPLTTINGLLEGLQYNAIPENQRENAIQLMQNETSRLIRLVNENLDYEKIRTNQIAIVVKKFDGTQAIKNILIQLTKKAENKGDTLYLDTEESIDVYADYDRFVQVIVNIIQNAIQFTENGNIHIELSKGYLETVIKISDNGIGMTKDQIKNIWDRYYKVDPSRKNTKYGESGLGLSIVQQLVRLHKGKIDVESEQGKGTTFIVSFPDVEITNR
- a CDS encoding response regulator transcription factor, with the translated sequence MNVLMIEDNESVVEMMQMFFLNEGWELAFQYDGKAGLEAFLENPKKWDMVLLDLNLPTIDGMTVCREIRKVSNTVPIIMLTARDSESDQVIGLEMGADDYVTKPFSPLTLIARMKALHRRFEVNNQMIEKKDDSTEDFDVVTEHFKLSTKTREAYLNNQLIEGLTPKEFDLLYTLAKKPRQVFSREQLLELVWDYQYFGDERTVDAHIKKLRQKIEKVGPQIIQTVWGVGYKLDDSGVTG